The DNA region GCAATATGAGCTTAGATCGAAACAGAAATAAACTATTGTATGCTAGAATACATTCAAGCCCGATTCATCCAACAAAAGTTTTGTTAtttaaaacatgaaagaattaTCGAGATTTATAGGAGCACCCCTTTTGTAATTGTCATCCCTTCAGATTAATCAAGACAGCAGAAGCCGTTGAATTATTattttcaaacatatataaaatctTGTATCtaaataagtatttataatCTTACTTTACTCGTCGATAAGTCCTCGACGCTTTTAACCTCTCTTCAATTAGCGGGCCGGGTCCATCATGTGCTACAGAGCGTGTACAACCGGTCAACGGAACAGACGCCAAGTTCCGTCGGCTCACAAGCAAATCTGATGTGATGGGTGATACGACAGCTACTGTACTTGTTCTCAGGTGCTTTTACCCGTTCGTCATCACCCAAGAAGAAAAATCGATCAATCATGGCCCACCGGTGCCTCTGGTTTCAGGAAAAGATTCTGGAGGCTAGAAACAACCACGTACGTTCGTATCCCACAGCACACGAACAATACTGTTGAAGTCGAGTACTCCACTACTCGGACTCGTATCCTCTGACTTTGGTACTGTAGCGATGATGTAGCACTAAAATCTGGACTGTTCATTCGGGATCGGACAGACGGAAAAAACCAACTACGCGTTACTGTAGCACCTCTGACTTTACCGAAGGTCAGAGGATGCAAATCCCCACTACTCGTGGTCCCGTCGTCGATGTCCCTGTACACGTCGGTCGGACAGCCAGGCAAGCCCCGTACACGTCATCATCCCCACTCGTCTCCGAGGGTCCCAACGCCTCACGCCGAACCGTACAAATACTGCCGAGGCGCGCGCCATTCACGCACGCAGTCTCCCCTCGAGCAGTCGAGCTCCCCCAGTTTTCCCCGCACGCAGCGGCGCTCGAGCTACCTACCTGCGGCGTACGACGCCTGGCGCAGCCATTGCCCGGTGCACTGCTTGTGGTTAGCTCGTGACATGCTGGTcaactcctcctcgtcgtcgccccCGCCAGGGGAGCAGCATGCAAGGTCGCCGTCGGGGCAGAGGAGGTACAAGGGCGTGCGGCGGCGCAAGTGGGGCAGGTGGGTGTCGGAGATCCGGCTGCCCAACAGCCGCGAGCGGATATGGCTTGGATCCTACGACACGCCGGAGAAGGCGGCGCGCGCATTCGACGCTGCGTTCGTCTGCCTCCGCGGCCCGGGCGCAGCGGACGGGCTAAACTTCCCGGACTCGCCGCCCGCCGTCGGCCGGACCAGCGATGTGCAGGAGGTGTACGCAGCTGCGGTGTCGCACGCCAACCGCGCTGCCACGGCTCCGCGGAAGGAGGCAACCAATCCCACGCCAGTGCATGACGACGTGCCAATGGAAAGTTTGGCTGTGGCGACGATGCCGACCCGGCTGGAGGTGGAGACGTTCGACTGGTCCCAGCTGATGGCCAACCCGCCGCCGCTCTTCTCGCCAACCGTGGTGGCGAGCCATGCCCACCTGCCGGTATCGCCAACGGGCGTCGAcgtggaggaggacgagagcgGTGCATACCCTGGCCTTTGGAGTTTTGATTCTGATGGCTCGTGCTCTCGTCACTAGTGGCTGATCAGTTGACAACGAAACCGAAAAGAGCTCAATTGGTCG from Phragmites australis chromosome 8, lpPhrAust1.1, whole genome shotgun sequence includes:
- the LOC133925799 gene encoding ethylene-responsive transcription factor ERF018-like — protein: MLVNSSSSSPPPGEQHARSPSGQRRYKGVRRRKWGRWVSEIRLPNSRERIWLGSYDTPEKAARAFDAAFVCLRGPGAADGLNFPDSPPAVGRTSDVQEVYAAAVSHANRAATAPRKEATNPTPVHDDVPMESLAVATMPTRLEVETFDWSQLMANPPPLFSPTVVASHAHLPVSPTGVDVEEDESGAYPGLWSFDSDGSCSRH